One genomic segment of Falco biarmicus isolate bFalBia1 chromosome 15, bFalBia1.pri, whole genome shotgun sequence includes these proteins:
- the RPGRIP1L gene encoding protein fantom isoform X3: MAVPADETVGDLPVRDVGLTVAGIGRLQESSTTQNVKARQAVSRISREELEDRFFRLRDESILLKQHANKQEEKIKRMATKLMRLANDKKSPEQVGGGPKRLGQVVELEEMIEHLQERVRELEKQNESLRSKLISTKQQLQIQGHRPNPYSYVQSRINTGLKKANEAAGLPELTNKGMRYQDLEVKSPNLVAPTYGQSLLDDPKAEIRNLKTVIESQKERIEELEHAREVLVSQLRRKDKEIEESILRLKEQEATSQRLNIRDNVEMIKVRKQLVEKTNALSAMEGKFLQLQEVIAI; this comes from the exons ATGGCTGTTCCAGCTGATGAAACTGTGGGGGACCTGCCTGTGAGAGATGTAGGTCTAACTGTGGCTGGAATTGGAAGATTACAAG AATCATCAACTACACAGAATGTAAAAGCTCGACAAGCTGTATCACGAATCAGTCGAGAGGAACTGGAAGACAGATTTTTTCGTTTACGTGATGAGAGCATCTTGCTCAAACAGCATGCAAATaagcaagaggagaaaattaaaag AATGGCCACCAAGTTAATGCGGCTTGCTAATGATAAAAAAAGTCCTGAACAGGTTGGTGGCGGCCCCAAGCGGCTGGGTCAGGTTGTGGAGCTGGAAGAAATGATTGAACATTTGCAAGAGAGAGTTCGTGAGCTTGAGAAACAAAACGAGAGCCTCCGCAGCAAACTCATTTCAACTAAACAGCAGCTCCAGATTCAAGGCCACAGGCCTAATCCGTACAGCTATGTTCAATCTCGTATTAACACGGGTCTCAAAAAAGCGAATGAGGCTGCTGGCCTGCCAGAGCTCACAAACAAAG gAATGAGATATCAGGATTTAGAAGTGAAATCACCAAACCTTGTGGCCCCAACGTATGGACAAAGTCTGCTCGATGATCCAAAGGCTGAAATAAGAAATTT GAAGACTGTGATTGAGTCCCAAAAGGAACGCATTGAAGAACTGGAACACGCCAGAGAGGTACTTGTGAGTCAGCTAAGAAGAAAGGACAAGGAAATTGAAGAATCCATCCTACGGCTGAAAGAGCAAGAAGCAACAAGCCAAAG GTTAAACATTCGGGACAATGTGGAAATGATCAAAGTCCGTAAACAGCTGGTTGAGAAAACCAACGCTCTTTCAGCAATGGAAGGAAAATTTCTCCAGCTTCAAGAGGTAATTGCAATTTG A
- the RPGRIP1L gene encoding protein fantom isoform X4 → MAVPADETVGDLPVRDVGLTVAGIGRLQESSTTQNVKARQAVSRISREELEDRFFRLRDESILLKQHANKQEEKIKRMATKLMRLANDKKSPEQVGGGPKRLGQVVELEEMIEHLQERVRELEKQNESLRSKLISTKQQLQIQGHRPNPYSYVQSRINTGLKKANEAAGLPELTNKGMRYQDLEVKSPNLVAPTYGQSLLDDPKAEIRNLDFRSLKGRKNNHGCSEWYIQVQKQTRPKTSRYV, encoded by the exons ATGGCTGTTCCAGCTGATGAAACTGTGGGGGACCTGCCTGTGAGAGATGTAGGTCTAACTGTGGCTGGAATTGGAAGATTACAAG AATCATCAACTACACAGAATGTAAAAGCTCGACAAGCTGTATCACGAATCAGTCGAGAGGAACTGGAAGACAGATTTTTTCGTTTACGTGATGAGAGCATCTTGCTCAAACAGCATGCAAATaagcaagaggagaaaattaaaag AATGGCCACCAAGTTAATGCGGCTTGCTAATGATAAAAAAAGTCCTGAACAGGTTGGTGGCGGCCCCAAGCGGCTGGGTCAGGTTGTGGAGCTGGAAGAAATGATTGAACATTTGCAAGAGAGAGTTCGTGAGCTTGAGAAACAAAACGAGAGCCTCCGCAGCAAACTCATTTCAACTAAACAGCAGCTCCAGATTCAAGGCCACAGGCCTAATCCGTACAGCTATGTTCAATCTCGTATTAACACGGGTCTCAAAAAAGCGAATGAGGCTGCTGGCCTGCCAGAGCTCACAAACAAAG gAATGAGATATCAGGATTTAGAAGTGAAATCACCAAACCTTGTGGCCCCAACGTATGGACAAAGTCTGCTCGATGATCCAAAGGCTGAAATAAGAAATTT agatttcaGGTCTCTCAAAGGTAGAAAAAATAACCACGGTTGCTCAGAATGGTACATTCAGgtacaaaagcaaacaaggcCAAAAACCTCAAGGTACGTTTAA
- the RPGRIP1L gene encoding protein fantom isoform X5, which translates to MAVPADETVGDLPVRDVGLTVAGIGRLQESSTTQNVKARQAVSRISREELEDRFFRLRDESILLKQHANKQEEKIKRNEISGFRSEITKPCGPNVWTKSAR; encoded by the exons ATGGCTGTTCCAGCTGATGAAACTGTGGGGGACCTGCCTGTGAGAGATGTAGGTCTAACTGTGGCTGGAATTGGAAGATTACAAG AATCATCAACTACACAGAATGTAAAAGCTCGACAAGCTGTATCACGAATCAGTCGAGAGGAACTGGAAGACAGATTTTTTCGTTTACGTGATGAGAGCATCTTGCTCAAACAGCATGCAAATaagcaagaggagaaaattaaaag gAATGAGATATCAGGATTTAGAAGTGAAATCACCAAACCTTGTGGCCCCAACGTATGGACAAAGTCTGCTCGATGA